Proteins from a single region of Palaemon carinicauda isolate YSFRI2023 chromosome 1, ASM3689809v2, whole genome shotgun sequence:
- the LOC137654987 gene encoding major facilitator superfamily domain-containing protein 6-like: protein MKIDWKLFPIKLHYLVRFSGTGPLTPFLPVIARHKGVSETVISLLWTIMPFISLLSKTCMGALSDYYRVHRQVFLCSLMVMIASFIGIYFTPDIIPIAANTSENGTQMLVNLTDQAMQNESLYVLGSERSTAYLLKRYEFWLLFLCLLGQYCGHITTITMQETICFSLLGDALHKYGEQRLWGTLGWGISAVAGGALVDWYSRGMQEPDYAPAYAMAVVFLTIDLMVVGRMKFNITPIKMDPKKVRGIFKIPAVLLVLITTVVAGASCGMIWTFQLLLVEDVAKMWQSDFPFTKLLQGILVFVQCILSEMPFFYLAGHIIAKIGHFYSFFLALIAFCIRLCLYYTVTNPWWFMPIELFHGMSFGLAYASMASYANSITPKGAEATTQAIFGAAFFGGTGVGGLLGGWLFTIMTGWEAFLTAGIANGVYALIFLASHLLISISTTKEHIRGRKDQNTNELAAEEEMEKLQGVNTIT, encoded by the exons ATAAAATTACACTATTTAGTGAGATTTTCAG GAACGGGACCACTTACGCCGTTCCTGCCCGTGATAGCTCGCCATAAGGGCGTGTCAGAGACGGTCATCAGTCTTTTGTGGACCATCATGCCGTTTATCAG TTTATTAAGCAAGACTTGCATGGGCGCACTATCCGACTACTACCGTGTGCACAGACAAGTCTTCCTTTGCAGTTTGATGGTCATGATAGCGTCATTCATCGGGATCTATTTCACGCCCGATATCATACCCATCGCTGCCAACACATCCGAAAATGGCACGCAAATGCTCGTCAATTTGACGGACCAGGCGATGCAAAACGAGAGTCTGTACGTGCTAG GTTCAGAAAGATCTACAGCATATTTGCTCAAGAGATATGAGTTTTGGCTCCTTTTCCTTTGTTTACTAGGACAATATTGCGGCCACATTACCACCATTACCATGCAGGAAACCATATGCTTCAGTTTATTAG GCGACGCCCTTCACAAATATGGGGAGCAACGATTATGGGGGACCTTAGGATGGGGTATATCTGCCGTGGCTGGAGGGGCCCTAGTCGATTGGTATTCCAGG GGCATGCAGGAGCCAGACTACGCTCCAGCCTACGCGATGGCTGTGGTTTTCCTGACAATAGATTTGATGGTTGTGGGGCGTATGAAATTCAATATTACGCCGATTAAAATGGACCCTAAGAAGGTTAGAGGGATTTTCAAGATACCTGCAGTCCTTCTTGTTCTG ATTACAACAGTGGTGGCTGGTGCTTCATGTGGAATGATTTGGACCTTTCAACTTCTCCTCGTAGAGGATGTGGCAAAGATGTGGCAATCAGACTTCCCCTTTACAAAACTTTTGCAAGGAATTCTTGTATTTGTGCAATGTATATTGAGTGAGATGCCATTCTTTTATCTAGCAG GTCACATCATAGCAAAAATTGGTCACTTCTATTCCTTCTTTTTGGCACTTATTGCATTCTGCATCCGGCTATGCCTTTACTATACAGTGACCAATCCCTGGTGGTTTATGCCAATAGAATTATTCCACGGGATGTCATTTGGCCTTGCATATGCCTCCATGGCCTCATATGCCAACAGCATCACTCCCAAAGGAGCAGAAGCAACAACTCAAGCTATCTTTGGAGCAGCTTTCTTTGGAG gtactGGTGTTGGTGGACTTTTAGGGGGTTGGCTATTTACAATAATGACTGGCTGGGAAGCTTTCCTGACAGCAGGAATTGCAAATGGAGTATATGCTTTAATATTTCTTGCATCTCATTTGCTAATTTCTATATCCACAACCAAAGAgcatataagag GAAGGAAAGATCAAAACACTAATGAATTAGCAGCTGAGGAAGAAATGGAAAAGCTTCAAGGAGTTAACACAATCACTTGA